Proteins from one Haliaeetus albicilla chromosome 4, bHalAlb1.1, whole genome shotgun sequence genomic window:
- the METTL8 gene encoding tRNA N(3)-methylcytidine methyltransferase METTL8, mitochondrial isoform X8 → MGSLNKMNFITRLSALCLRKSKMQQRHQSSRRPAVPLGSRILTDPSKVFEHNMWDHMQWSQEEEENARKKAAENSLVKVQWEDQDKYEREASKYWNEFYKTHKNNFFKDRNWLFLEFPEILPEKRREELQTEQRSSEHTKINSTNSFSHKNEMSEEGEKYWKKNYGGGSTSVQGYVYNKKQAKSLTDNPQGKNCGEELGRLESFPGSDATYRILEVGCGAGNSVFPILKVLCNTPGTFLYCCDFASGAVELVKSHSSYNSAWCSAFVHDVCDDALPYPFPDEILDVILLVFVLSTIHPDRDEHESCKAWVQISKTIQAVDFRSL, encoded by the exons ATGGG GTCTCTGAACAAAATGAATTTCATTACAAGGCTTTCTGCTTTATGTCTGAGGAAAAGCAAGATGCAGCAGAGGCACCAAAGTAGTAGACGACCAGCTGTTCCACTTGGATCACGGATTTTAACTGATCCTTCTAAGGTTTTTGAGCATAACATGTG GGACCACATGCAGTGGTCacaagaagaagaggagaatgccaggaaaaaagcagcagagaactCACTTGTGAAAGTCCAATGGGAAGACCAAG ataaATATGAGAGAGAAGCCAGTAAATATTGGAATGAATTTTACAAGActcataaaaataactttttcaagGATCGCAATTGGCTGTTTCTGGAGTTCCCAGAAATTCTTCCAGAAAAAAGGCGAGAAGAGTTGCAAACAGAACAAAGATCTtcagaacacacaaaaataaacagtacCAACAGTTTTTcacacaaaaatgaaatgtctgaggaaggagaaaaatattggaagaaaaattatggAGGTGGTTCTACTTCTGTACAAGGATATgtttataataaaaaacaagcaaaatctCTTACTGACAATCCTCAGGGTAAAAACTGTGGAGAAGAACTTGGCAGGCTAGAATCCTTCCCTGGTAGTGATGCCACTTACAGAATATTAGAG GTTGGTTGtggtgctggaaacagtgtctTTCCTATTTTGAAAGTTCTATG caATACACCTGGAACCTTTCTATACTGTTGTGATTTTGCTTCAGGAGCAGTGGAGCTGGTAAAG TCACATTCATCCTACAATTCAGCCTGGTGTTCTGCCTTTGTTCATGATGTGTGTGATGATGCTTTACCCTATCCTTTTCCAGATGAGATCCTGGATGTCATTCTCCTTGTCTTTGTGCTCTCTACTATTCATCCTGACAG AGATGAGCACGAGTCATGCAAAGCCTGGGTCCAGATTTCAAAAACAATTCAAGCAGTAGATTTCAGATCTCTGTAA